In Diachasmimorpha longicaudata isolate KC_UGA_2023 chromosome 7, iyDiaLong2, whole genome shotgun sequence, the following proteins share a genomic window:
- the LOC135164867 gene encoding eukaryotic translation elongation factor 1 epsilon-1, whose product MVLCSIECVQRISEYLEIPPGKLQITQNNTIAADNLVKNTSIEGFSTIIQAYANLSKQQDLHLGNSDRITQTLVRQWLEYAVMCINYADMPANAKRVLKELNTVLRDNTYVTGTSKTIADVALYYALHSIMSALTCQEQAEHVHVSRWFDNVQQEAKLRQKLKVIQFDLMHLYI is encoded by the exons atggtgcTGTGTAGTATTGAATGTGTTCAACGAATCTCTGAATATTTGGAAATCCCACCGGGTAAACTCCAAATAACACAGAACAAC ACAATTGCTGCTGATAATCTAGTCAAAAATACCTCGATCGAAGGATTCAGCACCATAATTCAAGCATATGCAAATCTCTCGAAACAACAAGACCTGCATCTTGGAAATAGTGACAGGATTACACAAACATTAGTAAGGCAATGGTTGGAGTATGCAGTTATGTGCATAAATTATGCTGACATGCCTGCGAATGCTAAAAGAGTGCTCAAG gaactgaatactgttttaaGAGACAATACTTATGTCACTGGAACAAGCAAGACGATAGCGGACGTGGCCCTGTATTACGCCCTACATTCAATTATG agtgCGCTCACGTGTCAGGAGCAGGCTGAGCACGTCCATGTCTCTAGGTGGTTTGATAATGTGCAGCAAGAAGCCAAATTGagacaaaaattgaaagtgaTTCAGTTTGATCTCATGCATTTATACATCTGA
- the LOC135164856 gene encoding integrator complex subunit 13, with translation MYPANHKTVFVLDHTPYFGISTESPLEFECLKGRGQNQIPLAPICKSLWTTSVESSMEYCRIVWDLFPSGKLVRFVVSDHAAHILNTWSPLQQNLSHIMNGMAIIGVPPRGHQPGVDFSVIHGLRVAIEALTECSDIQNNKKTENASKLLNRGRVICITSARDNINMKSLENIFLNQLTQQNKVASGSDTSIPIHHCHLVILNIFPVNIESQVTSQNPREVSPLLTMEVHSMKATALHSKLSHLILSHYDLASTTVTGIPMKEEQNASSSANYDVEIFHSLSAHTSILNGNPQDSALIKTFRRFEEGSEYETVTLKWCTPRGCSASEMQNCTAMHRITPVDVNSRPSSCLINFLLNGRSVMLEMARKSGGKTISHLLAAHGGEIFIHTLSTARSVLEDPPSISEGCGGRVTDYRITDFGGLMKSNILVPLKRSSNEEGDGTSAPMRSRLEKHTRYWPMTISSTLIFNLKQIIDPLPELMVKDELSKDELVKCKQLLFSLLQLESKHETLSLPNLGGGRGGKSGVRREEHYRLLWEELERLLKAHAGTSPMHAEVLNCLLEVRNKDDKDKVELDQALRELDSIGKEEPTRASVIRATTDSPMSPPSITPTPLAKQLQKSGAPKSFLDIWLQRSAPKERRPEFHGRLNSDGPKAKLYPNLKDANWEHREAMLEA, from the exons atgtatCCAGCAAACCATAAAACTGTTTTTGTATTGGATCACACTCCGTACTTTGGAATCTCCACAGAAAGCCCGTTAGAGTTTGAGTGTTTGAAAGGTAGAGGCCAAAATCAGATTCCCTTGGCACCAATTTGTAAATCATTATGGACGACGAGTGTGGAATCATCGATGGAATACTGTCGAATTGTCTGGGATTTATTTCCATCGGGAAAATTA GTGAGGTTTGTTGTCAGCGACCATGCAGCCCACATTTTGAACACTTGGAGTCCGCTCCAGCAGAATTTATCCCAT ATAATGAATGGCATGGCGATTATTGGAGTTCCACCGCGAGGTCACCAGCCGGGAGTTGACTTTTCGGTGATCCATGGTCTCAGAGTTGCCATCGAAGCCCTAACAGAATGCTCTGACATCCAAAACAATAAAAAGACAGAAAATGCCTCGAAACTATTGAATAGAGGTCGAGTTATTTGTATTACTAGTGCTCGGGATAATATCAATATGAAGAgtttggagaatatttttctcaaccaATTAACGCAGCAGAATAAGGTTGCTTCTGGCTCCGATAC ATCCATACCAATTCATCACTGTCACCTTGTCATCTTGAACATTTTCCCAGTCAACATAGAATCTCAAGTTACGAGCCAAAATCCAAGAGAA GTGTCTCCATTATTGACAATGGAAGTCCATTCCATGAAAGCAACAGCCCTCCACTCCAAATTATCCCATCTAATATTATCTCACTATGACTTAGCGAGTACTACAGTCACAGGTATACCGATGAAAGAGGAACAGAATGCAAGTTCATCAGCTAATTATGacgttgaaatatttcattctctCAGTGCTCACACATCCATTTTAAACG GCAATCCCCAAGACTCGGCTCTCATAAAAACATTTAGGAGATTCGAGGAGGGCTCGGAATACGAAACTGTGACATTGAAATGGTGCACACCGAGGGGTTGCAGTGCTTCGGAGATGCAAAATTGCACAGCCATGCACAGGATAACTCCGGTAGACGTAAATAGTCGGCCATCCTCGTGTCTCATCAATTTTCTACTCAACGGACGTTCTGTTATGCTTGAGATGGCACGAAAAAGTGGTGGAAAAACGATATCACATTTACTAGCTGCTCACGGGggtgaaatattcattcataCGTTATCAACAGCAAGAAGTGTCTTGGAAGATCCACCATCAATCAGTGAGGGATGCGGAGGAAGGGTGACTGATTACAGAATAACT GACTTTGGTGGTCTAATGAAAAGCAACATTTTGGTGCCACTCAAACGCTCCTCTAATGAAGAAGGAGATGGTACGTCAGCACCCATGCGATCGAGACTGGAGAAACACACGAGATATTGGCCAATGACAATTTCCAGTACATTGATATTTAATTTGAAACAG ATAATTGACCCATTACCAGAACTAATGGTGAAAGACGAGCTATCTAAAGACGAGCTGGTTAAATGCAAACAATTGTTGTTCAGTCTCCTTCAGCTCGAGTCAAAACACGAGACTCTGTCACTACCAAATCTAGGGGGTGGCAGAGGCGGTAAAAGTGGGGTTCGCAGAGAAGAGCATTATCGTTTATTGTGGGAGGAATTAGAGAGGCTTTTGAAGGCTCATGCCGGAACTTCACCAATGCACGCGGAAGTGTTGAATTGTCTCCTGGAGGTGCGAAATAAGGACGATAAGGACAAGGTCGAATTGGATCAAGCACTGAGAGAATTGGACAG CATTGGCAAAGAAGAGCCAACGCGTGCCAGTGTGATTCGCGCAACGACAGACTCGCCAATGTCTCCACCTTCGATAACACCAACTCCTCTTGCAAAACAACTTCAAAAAAGTGGAGCCCCGAAAAGCTTCCTTGACATTTGGCTCCAACGCAGTGCTCCCAAAGAGAGACGGCCTGAGTTTCACGGTCGTCTTAACAGTGACGGACCAAAAGCCAAACTTTATCCCAATCTCAAAGATGCCAACTGGGAGCACCGCGAGGCCATGCTCGAGGCATAA
- the LOC135164861 gene encoding uncharacterized protein LOC135164861 gives MASVKDTATFFTEGTTSQFEHVLKLYPQALRLQADRKKKKPEELVKLDDWYQNELPKTIKSRGKDAHLIHEELVQTMKWKQTRGKFYPQLNYLVKVNTPRAVMAETKKAFKKLPNLEQAITALSNLKGVGTTMASALLAAASPENAPFMADECLMAIPEIEGIDYTTKEYLNFVQHIQNTVERLNKQTTNGKSWSPHRVELALWTHYVASELKPELLEGIPGTTENGNTHASSNGEATEPSDDSNSEVAVVNGKEPSTINPAAIDENSTTTSFTEDSLDKPPTPITAAVPSEDTNDSIATNENEDCSNTPRPTDSEDTEDSQDAQEPPAKKTKK, from the exons ATGGCTTCCGTGAAAGACACGGCGACTTTCTTCACTGAGGGTACGACAAGTCAATTCGAACACGTATTAAAATTGTATCCACAGGCCCTCAGATTACAAGCGGataggaaaaagaaaaaacccGAGGAGCTCGTCAAATTGGACGATTG GTATCAAAATGAACTGCCTAAGACGATCAAGTCACGTGGAAAGGACGCCCATCTCATTCACGAGGAGCTTGTGCAGACGATGAAATGGAAACAGACA CGTGGAAAGTTCTATCCACAGTTGAATTACTTGGTTAAAGTAAATACACCGCGTGCAGTGATGGCTGAAACTAAAAAggcattcaaaaaattaccaaatttgGAACAAGCTATAACAGCACTGTCAAATCTCAAAGGTGTAGGTACAACAATGGCATCGGCATTGTTGGCTGCAGCATCACCCGAGAATGCACCATTCATGGCTGATGAATGTCTTATGGCGATACCCGAGATCGAAGGAATTGACTATACGACCAAGGAGTACCTCAATTTTGTTCAACACATTCAGAATACAGTCGAGAGGCTCAACAAACAGA CGACAAATGGAAAATCCTGGAGTCCTCACAGAGTCGAGCTGGCTTTGTGGACTCACTACGTTGCCTCAGAACTGAAGCCAGAATTGTTGGAAGGTATTCCAGGTACAACAGAAAATGGTAATACTCATGCATCGAGCAATGGTGAAGCAACAGAACCATCGGACGACAGTAATTCAGAGGTAGCTGTTGTCAATGGTAAGGAGCCATCAACAATAAATCCGGCCGCTATCGATGAGAACAGCACTACAACATCATTCACTGAGGATTCACTTGACAAACCACCAACACCCATAACAGCCGCTGTACCAAGTGAAGATACTAATGATTCGATTGCAACTAATGAGAATGAGGACTGCAGCAATACACCAAGACCGACTGACAGTGAGGATACGGAGGATTCGCAGGACGCACAGGAGCCACCAGCAAAGAAAACTAAGAAGTGA